The sequence GAGCGGTGGCCGTGTCGATGACGACGCGCAGGGTGTCGGTCTCGTACATGTTCTGCACGCCCTGCAGGATCATCGCGAGGCGTTCGAGGCCGAGGCCGGTGTCGATGTTCTGGGCGGGCAGGTCGCCGAGGATCTGGAAGCCGTCCTTGCCCTGGCCGGGGCCGCGTTCGTACTGCATGAAGACCAGGTTCCAGATCTCCACGTACCGCTCGTCGTTGACCGCGGGGCCGCCCTCTTCACCGAACTCGGGGCCGCGGTCGTAGTTGATCTCGGAGCAGGGGCCGCAGGGGCCGGGGACGCCCATGGACCAGAAGTTGGGGCCCATGCCGAGGCGCTGGATGCGCTCGGCGGGGACGCCGACGACGTCGCGCCAGATCCGCTCGGCCTCGTCGTCCTTCTCGTAGACGGTGATCCACAGCTTCTCCGGCTCCAGGCCGTAGCCGCCGTCGGCCTGCGAGCTGGTCAGCAGCTCCCAGGCGTAGGTGATGGCGCCTTCCTTGAAGTAGTCGCCGAAGGAGAAGTTGCCGCACATCTGGAAGAACGTGCCGTGCCGGGTGGTCCGGCCGACCTCTTCGATGTCCGGGGTGCGCACGCACTTCTGGACGCTGGTGGCGCGGTCGAAGGGCGGCTTGACCTCGCCGAGGAAATACGGCTTGAACGGGACCATGCCGGCCGGGACGAGCAGCAGCGTCGGGTCGTCCGCGATGAGGGAGGCCGACGGCACCACGGTGTGCCCGCGCTCCTCGAAGAAGCGCAGCCAGCGGCGGCGGATTTCTGCCGACTCCATCAGTGTTCGTCCTTCCGGTTCTTGTGCTTGCGATCCCCGCGCCTGGCCTTCGTGGGCAGGGCGGGGGTGCCGCTGCCCGCGGTGCTCCCGGGCAGGGTGGCCCGCGGGGCGGGCAGCGGCTGGGGTGACTCGGGTGCGCCCTGGGTACGCAGGCCCAGGGCGTCGTGCAGTTCGGTCTCGCGCTGGGCCATGCCGACCCGTACGTCCTGGGCGAACAGCCGCAGCCGCGCACCGGTCTCCAGGGCGCGGTCGGCGGCGGTCACGGCGAGGCTGTCGGGGTTGAGACGGCGCACCGCGCGGCCCACCTTGACGGTGGCCCACGCTCCGGTGGCGGCGCCGGTCACGAACCAGAACAGACGGCGGAACATGGCCTCAGTCCTTATTACGGCGGTCGCGGCGTTCCCGGCGTTCCCGGCGCGCGGCGGGCAGCACCCTGCCGGTGAGGGTACGGGCCCGCGCCTTGCCGGCGTCGCCGGACTGCATGCCGACCGCGCGCCGCACGCCGTATCCGAACGCGGCGACCTTCACCAGCGGGCCGCCGAACGTCGAGGCGACGGTGGACGACAGCGCCGACGCGTTCGCGGTCACCTCGGCGACGTCGGAGGTGATGGTGTCGACCCGGTCGAGTTGCGCGTTCGCGCTGCGCAGCGCGTCGGACGCCTCGCCGAGCAGCGGCACGGCCTGCTCGGTGATGCCCGCGACGAGTTCCGTGGTGCGCCTCAGCGTCTGCGCCAGCCGGGCCAGCGCGACGGCCAGGAACGACACGAGGATCGCCCAGAACACGGCGACGATGAGGCCCGCCACCTCTCCACCGGACACGCTGCCGCACTCCCTTTTCCGACCCTCACCACTGTTGTTGCGAGCTTATCGCGTCGCGGGGACAGGACCCTCCAGGCCGCCCCGTACCGTCGGTTCAGGGACCACCTGCCGGCGGGGGGTTGCTCGCGCGGTTCTCCCCCAGAGCTTCGCCTGGGTGGGGGTGCCCCCGGCGGAGCCAGGGGAGTGCCCCCACGCGCCCCTGGTTTGTCCGGGTCTTCCGGGAAAGGGCACACAGCGGGTTGTACGTTGCGCTAGCGAGCACGTACGCTCCGTAGACCATGTCTTCCGCGGAATGCCTGCCGGCCGAACTCACCGGATTCGTCGGCCGCGACAGCGAACTCGCCGACCTGGCCGAACTGTTGGCGATCAGCCGGCTGACCACGGTGACCGGCACCGGTGGCGTCGGCAAGACCCGTCTGGCCCTGCGCGCCGCAGGCGCCGTACAGAACCGTTTCCGCGACGGCGTGCGCGCGGTGGACCTGTCGGCGCTGCGGGACGCCGAACTCCTCGACCACACGGTCGCCGACGCGCTGCGGGTACCGGACCACACCACGCGCGGCCCGCGCACGGCCCTCGCGGAGTACGTCGCCGACCGCGAACTCCTGCTCGTGGTGGACGGCTTCGACCGGGTCCGTACCGAGTGCGCCGTGCTGACGGCCGAGTTGCTGCGCCGGGCACCGGGACTGCGGGTGCTCGCCGCGGGCCGCCGCCCCCTGGGTATCACCGGGGAGCGGCTGCTGCCGCTGGCGCCGCTGCCGGTGCCGGGCGACGGGGTGCGGCTGTTCACCGAGCGCGCCGCCGAGGTCGTGCCGGGCTTCGCCGTGACCGAGGCGGACAGCGCGACCGTGACCGAGCTGTGCACGCGGCTGGACGGCCTGCCGCTCGCCCTGGAACTCGCGGCGGTGCGGCTGCGCGCGCTGTCGGTGGCCGACGTCCTGCACCGGCTGGACGACCGCTTCCGCCTGCTGACCGGCGGCGACCCGACCGCGCCGGCCCGGCACCGGGCGCTGCGCACCGCGATCGGCTGGAGCCACGAACTGTGCACGCCCGCCGAACGCCTGCTGTGGGCACGGCTGTCGGTCTTCGCCGGCCGGTTCGACCTGGACGCGGTGGAGTACGTCTGCGCGGGTACCGACCTGCCCGAGGCCGACATCGCGGAGACCCTGGCCGGGCTGGTGGCGCAGTCGGTGGTCAGCCGCGAGGCGGACGACCCGTCCGACGGCACCCGCTACCGGATGCTGGAGAGCGTGCGGGAGTACGGCGCCTCCTGGCTCGCCGCACTCGACGACGAGCAGCGGATGCGGCGCCGGCACCGGGACTGGTACCTGGGCCTCGCCACCTGGTGCGAGCTGGACTGGTTCAGCCCGCGGCAGGAGGAGGTCGCCGCACGGGTGTCCGACGCCCTGCCCAACCTGCGACTGGCACTCGACTTCAGCCTCGACGGACCCGCCGAGGACCCGGTCGTCGGCCAGTACCTCGCGGGCACCCTGTGGTTCTGCTGGGTCGGCTGCGGGCGGCTGGCCGAGGGCCGGCACTGGTTGGACCGCGCGCTGGAGGCGTCGGCCGAACCCAGCGACGCCCGGGCGAAGGCGATGTGGGTGGCCGGGTACGTCGCGCTCCTGCAGGGCGACTCGACCGCGGCGCTTTCCGTACTCCAGGAGTGCCGCGCCGAGGCCGACGAGAGCGGGAACGCCACCGCGGCCGCGTACGCCGTGCACCGGCTCGGCTGCCTGGCGCTGGTCTCGGACGACATGCCGGTCGCCGAGCGGTTCATCGGCGACGCGCTCCGCCGCTACCGGCAGATCGGCGAGCTGAACAGCAACGTCCTCATGGGCCAGGTGGAGCTGGCGATGGCGGTGGCCTTCCAGGGCGACGTGCCCCAGGCGGTCCGGCTCGCCGAAGAGGTCCGGGACATCTGCGGCGACCACGGCGAACGCTGGACGCTCGCATACGCCTTGTACGTCCTCGGATACGCGGCCTGGCTGGCGGGCGAGCCGGGCCGGGCGCGGCGGCTCGCGGAGGAGTCGCTCGCCATCAACCACGCCTTCCACGACCTGGTGGGCGCCGTCCTCGCGCTGGAGCTGCTGGCGCTGGTCACCGAGGACGAGGGGGCGCCCCACGAAGCCGCCGTGATCCAGGGCGCGGCCGGTCGGCTGTGGGACTCCGTCGGCCTACGGCTCTTCGGCTCCCGCCACTTCAACGCGCCCCACGCCATCTGCGAGCGCCGCCTCCGCGAACGCCTCTCCGACCGCGCCTACACCGCCGCCCTCCACGAAGGCAGCCGTCTCTCCTTCGACGAAGCGGTCCTCCGCGTCCTGGCACTCCCCCGCCAACACCCCTCCAAGGGCCGCCCTCTCCCCGCCGCCAACCACAACCCCTGACGAAACCGGCACCCACCAACGCAACCGCGCCCCCGAAGGGGCGCGTGGGGGCACTCCCCCTGGCTCCGCCGGGGGCACCCCCACCCAGGTGAAGCTCTGGGGGAGAACTGCGCCGGAAACCACCCACGGAGGCGCACCCGGCACCACACCCGCACCCCAGCGACGCACCCCGACGGAACGTGCACCCAACAACGCAG comes from Streptomyces sp. NBC_00448 and encodes:
- a CDS encoding DUF6167 family protein, producing MFRRLFWFVTGAATGAWATVKVGRAVRRLNPDSLAVTAADRALETGARLRLFAQDVRVGMAQRETELHDALGLRTQGAPESPQPLPAPRATLPGSTAGSGTPALPTKARRGDRKHKNRKDEH
- a CDS encoding DUF948 domain-containing protein, producing MSGGEVAGLIVAVFWAILVSFLAVALARLAQTLRRTTELVAGITEQAVPLLGEASDALRSANAQLDRVDTITSDVAEVTANASALSSTVASTFGGPLVKVAAFGYGVRRAVGMQSGDAGKARARTLTGRVLPAARRERRERRDRRNKD
- a CDS encoding ATP-binding protein; the protein is MSSAECLPAELTGFVGRDSELADLAELLAISRLTTVTGTGGVGKTRLALRAAGAVQNRFRDGVRAVDLSALRDAELLDHTVADALRVPDHTTRGPRTALAEYVADRELLLVVDGFDRVRTECAVLTAELLRRAPGLRVLAAGRRPLGITGERLLPLAPLPVPGDGVRLFTERAAEVVPGFAVTEADSATVTELCTRLDGLPLALELAAVRLRALSVADVLHRLDDRFRLLTGGDPTAPARHRALRTAIGWSHELCTPAERLLWARLSVFAGRFDLDAVEYVCAGTDLPEADIAETLAGLVAQSVVSREADDPSDGTRYRMLESVREYGASWLAALDDEQRMRRRHRDWYLGLATWCELDWFSPRQEEVAARVSDALPNLRLALDFSLDGPAEDPVVGQYLAGTLWFCWVGCGRLAEGRHWLDRALEASAEPSDARAKAMWVAGYVALLQGDSTAALSVLQECRAEADESGNATAAAYAVHRLGCLALVSDDMPVAERFIGDALRRYRQIGELNSNVLMGQVELAMAVAFQGDVPQAVRLAEEVRDICGDHGERWTLAYALYVLGYAAWLAGEPGRARRLAEESLAINHAFHDLVGAVLALELLALVTEDEGAPHEAAVIQGAAGRLWDSVGLRLFGSRHFNAPHAICERRLRERLSDRAYTAALHEGSRLSFDEAVLRVLALPRQHPSKGRPLPAANHNP